From uncultured Treponema sp.:
CAACATCAAAACTTCCAGAAAGGGCAACTATAAACTCTTCTGTATTCTTGTAAGCATGCCCTCCACGATTTTCTCCTCCTGGAACATCATAAATCCAGTAGGAACGTCTGATTTTAAACGGCAGCTGATTGTCGTTCTCAAAAAAAGACAAATTTCCCCTAGGGTCACTTATCTTTGGGAGCTGAATAATTTTTGGTTCGTTCATTGTTTTTTTTAAAATTAGTTTGATTGTGAATTTTGTTTGTTTGATTTATTGGAATAAATCCATTTTATATAAGCGGTTGAATTTTATTATTAGTAATTTATTTTAAACTAAACATCATTGAATGAAATAACGCCTATTTTAACCATTCACACTGTCCAGTACATCATTTCATACTGGACGTTACAAAGCATCACACTAGCCTTTACGATGTTTCATACTAGATTATACAAAAGTGAATGCTAGACAGTGATTTGTTTTATAAAGGTCTAAAAAGCAAAAAAAAATCTGGCAAAAGAAGCCATCGAAAGATTCAAAATACGTCTGGTCAAGGTACGCTTACGCCAAAGACCTTGCCTCATCCGTTTTTAAGTTTTTGATAAACTCTAAATAAAAAGCCATACCGCAAAAGCATTTTACATTTGCAGCATGGGCTGTTAAAAATTACCGTGGAAAATTTTAACTTCCCACGGCAATAACTATTAAAAAAATTACGAAACTATAAAGTTTCCATAAGTAAATTCAAGAGGCTCTTTTCTGAAAACTTTGCCGCCAATAAACTGTGTTACAATTTTTATGCTGTACTCCCCGTTTTCCAAGTTAGCAGGAACAACACACGCAATCGCAGTCGAAGCATTTCTTCCAAGCTCACTGGCAGAAAGTTTTACAGTCTTTGAGCTGTCTTCAGTATTCACAAAGTACAGGCCAACTTCCTCGCAGTCTCCCAAAATACGGATGTTTGTTCCTTTTATTTCAAGATAACCGCCTCTTGTAAGAACAGAGTCCGCCTTTGATTTTGCATCATATACACCTGTAATCACTGGCTTTTTCGAGTTGCCTTTTCTGATTACAGGCTTGATTTCTTCAAAGACCTTCATTGC
This genomic window contains:
- a CDS encoding FdtA/QdtA family cupin domain-containing protein → MNEPKIIQLPKISDPRGNLSFFENDNQLPFKIRRSYWIYDVPGGENRGGHAYKNTEEFIVALSGSFDVVLDNGAEKKTFALNRSYYGLYVPKLYWREMENFSTNSLAMIVSSTDYNAEDYIRDYNEFLSKVKNEQR
- a CDS encoding DUF4469 domain-containing protein — protein: MNINTLSKIESDYKSGHLPVALYSNNMVKDKNSKSKFYAMTITRGVCTDEDIANDIVVAGLNAGFSKEQILSIMMLIRNAKLSRLAEGFVVDDGINKFRLKLNGSFESDTEDFSPEKHSIVISSHPTAAAMKVFEEIKPVIRKGNSKKPVITGVYDAKSKADSVLTRGGYLEIKGTNIRILGDCEEVGLYFVNTEDSSKTVKLSASELGRNASTAIACVVPANLENGEYSIKIVTQFIGGKVFRKEPLEFTYGNFIVS